The genomic window GCAGGTCCAGTCGGAGCTGCCGACCGTGGGGGAGTGTTAGCAGCTCCATGCCCGAGCGGACTCCCATGAGCCCTTGCATCTCCTTGGTAACGCCCAGTATCCTAGCAACCTGCCGGGATGCCCAGAGAGCTGATTAATCTCTTCTCATTGGGGAAGGGGCAGAAGCAAGGGGTCAGGGgaagaaaaatcatagaattatagaatatgAAAGCtggaaggtcatctagtccaccctCATTTCACAAAGAAGTTACCAGTGATAAAGAGAGTGAAAGGATTTTGCCAAGGTCCCACAACTAGTTAGTGGCTGAGCTGGGGTGTCCCTGTTCAATCACAGGGTCATGGGATTTTAAGCTAGAAGGACCTTAGGGGTTCtccaatccaaccccctcattttataaatgaataagcTAAGGTCCCATatggttcaatgacttgcctagggttgtaCTGGTTGTAAGTAGCAGAACTTGGGGAGGTGGAAGGGGGAGTGGAATAAACCACCTCTCTGAGCAGTCCCCTGGGGGATAGCTGAAAAGCAGTCTCTGCCCCTTTCCTATCCCATTTGAAGCCCGTACCAGACAGTCGACTTTGGTGACATGCCGGGCTAACGTCTTGGCGTCCACTTCAGCAAGCAGTTCTTTCACCTTCTTAAGGATGCTCATCTCCAAGGGTTTGTTGTCCTTGGGAATCAATATTGACTGGAAGGTGGTGGGGTTGAAGGAAGAAGTCATCTCTATGACAGGCAAGATGAAGCCTCCACCCTGGTCCCCTTCATGGGGTCCATTCTCCACTACCCGCCCACCCATCAAGTGCTGTCCTTCTTCTACTTTCAGCCGTTCTACATAGCTCTTGACCCCACAAAGGCGGGTGGGGGGTTCAGGTGCCACACGTTCTCGGCTGCCCCTTATGGATGGCTGCAGCTGGCAGTAGTGTCCAGAGTCCGGGTCGCTATAGCTGTTGAGGGATGGGGATGGCGAGGCCTGGCGGTAGCTATGACAAGGGGTGGGGTGGACACTGTTGCTTGGCTCACTAGGTGGTTTGGTGCCATTTCCTGGGCATAGCTGGGGCTCACTGGAACGGCGGATGACAGGGGAAGCAGGCGTCATGCCAGAGGACGGAATGCCTGGAACATTTACACGGGTCACTATaaggagataaaggaaaaattcatAGAATCAGAGGATTTGGGACTGGGAGGTATCTTAGAGATCAATTAGCctaatcttattttacagattaggaaaatggTTCACACAGGAAATAAGTAGCAAAGCGAGATTTGAACCcgagtcctctgactccaaatcagtgctctttccattacattattTACTAAGGCTGAGAACCAGAGATATAGATACTGGGACCTAATACCCTTCCCCTCAGCCTTGGTAAGCTGACTTTGGTTCATCCCCGGGTGAGTCTGCCTCTCTCCCCACCAAGGGTGTGGCCAAGCTAAACATTCTTCCTTGGTCTCTAACACAGAAGAAGGAAGGTAGTGATCCAAGTGACTGAGACCAAGCCTGGCATTACACCCTGAAACCTAGACATTccgaatatatatatatataaaacttttgaGTTATTAATGGTGTCCCCAACAGACTTAGCAGAACTGAAGACTGCTCAGCAACTTCATGTTGCTTagtatttaaaataagaataattatttttagaGTCTTGTTTAATAATAGTAAATATTAGTTGTTGAGTCATGTAATCTTTAAGAGCGGTTTTGAGAGCTAGGCTTAGTGGATAGGCCTTAGTGTAGCTGACCTAacagtgaggaagacctgagttcaaaacttgccTCTAAAACATAACTAGATGTGCGGTCGCGGGGAAGACCCTTGACCTTCTAGCTCCCCAGGCAACTAACTAATCCTTTGAAGACTATAGATTACAGACCACAGCTGGAGTTTTCCTACTGGTAGTTCCCAATTGCAATGAAATCTCAAGCCTGGATAAATAAACTTTCACATATGAGGGTTTTTCAAAAAGGAAGTTTATCTGCTGAATCTCCTTTGCATAAGGCACTGTGTAGTCATCTACAACGAAGTTAGGTGATgaggttttaaaaacaaaagtgaaggCTGACCTTGgggatcaggaagatctgggtttactTAGCTGTGGCCTCTGACCCAGAGTGGCTGCATAGCTCTGTGTCTATTACCTACTCTTTCCTtgctctagaccaggggtggggaacctgcagcctcgaggccatgtgtggtcctccaggtcctcaagtgtgaccctttgactgaatccaaacttaaagGTGAGGAtttcaggacctagagggccaaatgtggcctcgaggcctcaggttccctactcctgctCTAGTCAATTAACTCCCTAAGACAAGAAGCTTCCAACAagcattgggaaaagaaattgtGCAGGAGGAGCTGCAAACACTGATTAAACCAAGGTTTGGTGCCAAAACAGGCTGCCTCCTTAGACTCTTGGCCCCCAGGCACATGTCCCCCCCCAGGGCTTCGTCTCCCCTTGCTAGACTCTGAAAGCAAACAATCCTTCCCAAGACTTCAGCAAGGAAAGAGTGCATTTTTGAAACTCAAACTTTTCTGAATCGAAAATCGCTCACAGGACCCCCTTTGCCCAGGGACCATGTTTCAAGGAGCAGGGTCCCCTTTAGGGCACACTGAGTCACAGACAATCATGGCAAATAAAAGTGAACAGGCTTGCCACACAGTCTGATAAAAAAATGGTACAATGAAGGACTGATTGTGtgtaattggaaataataaaaattaaataaacatagaaaataattttaaaaattggtagcaataataacaatagctggcatttatatggtgcctgctatgtgccaggcactgtgtgctaagtgatttataaatatttgatcttcattatcctcattttacagttaaggagacagaggcaaacagaggtcaagtgacttggccagggtcacacagttagtaagtgtctgaggtcatacttgaattccggtcttcctgacttcaggtctggctctctatccacccCAACATGTGGCTGCCTCTAGGAACTTTCTTTTTAGAATACCTCTCTCCTTCCTGTGGGCATCTTGTTTGTTGATTTAAATTACTTCCACTAGAAGTTTGTTGGTTTGGTCAGTGCACGTATCTGTAGTCCTGAGACAGTTTGAAGAATGTCATTTTATTACATCAGCTATTTTAGAGATAGACCCATCTAACCTCTGACCAAAAGATTCACACAGGACTGAGGCAATgatgcctacacacacacacacagccccatacacacacatacatatacccctccatatacatatacatacatacacacacagtcccctacacacatacatacatcccccccacaatacatgcatacatacacacactgccccatacacacacacacacacacacacacacacacactgtctcacACATACACCGATTCACAATCGTGTCCCAGAGACGCTATTGGCAACCAGCATTCCCCTGCCTTGTCCCTTCCTGCAGGGTCATACCAGTGCTATAGGCTGGTGATCCAGGGCTCTCAGAGATGGGAGACATGGGAGAGTGCAGGTCTGGGATCTGGTCCATGCTGAGGGCACAGTTGCGGATGGCATCCCGGTGAGGGGGCAGAGACACACTGTAGAGAAGAGCAGAGAACATCCCCTCAGCTTAGTACCTGGTTCACCCTCCACTATTGGCTATCCCCACTTCTTGTCCCCCTGTCCTGGGCTCCTCCACTACTCTGCCTGACCTTCCCTACCCTGCCTCCGTCTTCTGTTCCCCATCCTCTTAGCCCAGGTTTCCTAACCCTAGAATGTCTTCCCTTCCCCACATCCCACTCCTCTATCCTATGAAGCCTGGACTCATCATTCTGAACAATGGAGTTTTGAGGTCAGGAGGCTGACTTATTCAGGGACCAGTGAAACCAAGAAGCATGTCTGCAGTTGATTCTCTCCTCCCTGGTGGTGAACCCCTATTTAGGATCAGGCTGCAAGGTTTCTCCCTGATCATGTGCCTGATTTTACTCCTCAGAGTGAATCCTAATTGACATAATCCCtttatccctccctttcttccctttactTAACCCCTCACCTACCAAACCTCTCTCTCTGAAACTGGCCCAAATAACACAGTTTTTGAcccctgggtttgtgatatctgGATGACTCTGCTTTTGGTGAACAAAACCAGAGTCCTTTCCAGGGAAGGTACATGGTGAAGAGACCAAATGCACCATCTGTCCCACCTGCTCCAGGGTGGAAAGACCTCACTCCATTCCTTGGAAATGGAGAGAGCAGAGAAGCTGGCAGGGATGATGAAGAAGCTAAAGGGAGGTGGCCCAGCTCTGAGCTCCCTGAGCCCATCAGAGCTTCTATGCTCTCTGGCACCTGGCTACATTATATGCATTGTGGTTCTTGGCACAAGCCTCAGTCTTTGATTCCAGGCCACGAGCCTGGGTCTGCCCACCCAGGATTGATTCAGCCTCAAGCAGCACCAGGCCCTTTCCAACATTCTCAGGCCCCAGATGAAAACAGGTACCTCCTTGCCCAGGGGGCACAGAGAGGAAATGACCCACCAGTGGCTTTCTGGCATCCATGCCATAGGATAAGTTCCAATGGAGTAAGAATTCTGGAGTTCTATAATAAACTATAGTAAGGTCTTtgagaagaaatcaagaaaaatatatcAGGGAAGAAGAAGGGGGTCCTAGGATCCAGATGCCTGGTCCTATCCACAATCACAGTCTTCTAGGAGAAAGCTATGTCAGTGCCCAGTGTCTTGGGCACTGTTATCCCCTTCTTTGGGGGAAATGAGAGTGTGTACAGACTCATGGTGAAGATCCTACTTCCTTCTCCTAGCTCTGCCACCAGGTGATACAGGCTATTGAGAGATCAAGGAAAATCTCATCTTAGCTCAATAATGCCTAGACTCTAGTCTAAACTGCCTAGACTCTAAGCAGACAAGgaacctctcctccttccctcaaaagAACAAGGCGGGCACACTGGTGGGTAGCATAGAGCCACTGAACATAGAATGCcaaggctggaagggacctcagatatcATCAGGTTCAACTGctacattttacagagggagaaactgagaaaaaaaagaagtgatttgCTGCAGGCATCCTACCTGGTGGGGCAGCCCTCGCCCCTGGTTATCTTGTCTGCTGTCAGCCCATCGGTCATGGTGACACTCCTCCTCTTCATGTGGCCTCCCTTCTGGCTGGAGGGGCTGGCGGGGCCCCCAGACTTGCCATGACCAAGCCCATAGCTGGCCTCCAGGTAACGCAGGGGGAAGGTGCGGTTGATGGGACAGTAAATAatggctccactctgctcagacACAGCCTTGCGGCTTCCCACATAATAGCGGACCAACGCAGGCACATGGTCAAAGCTCTCTTGTTCAAAGAGGTATTGGATATGGGTATAGTTCTCACTGGCCTTCACCATaaccttgttgaccttgaagtgCAGGGGCTGGTTGTGCCAGCGACAGGTGAGGACGTAGTCACCTAGGCTGGTTAGTGAGTCGCGGATGAGGAAATCACCATTCCGTTGAACCAGGCTCTCTGAGACCTGTGGAGAAATGGATTCAGTACCTGGCActtaggaaaagggaagagagaggagaaaggcaaAGGTATGTCGATATCAAGACCCAATGTACAAGGGGCCAAGCAAGTTCCCACCATTGTCACCACCTCCTCCACTACCATCACCATTTCTGTTCCTATATCACCAGCATCACTAAatctttatcatcatcaccatcctcatTGTCACTGCTAGCAGTCACTTCCCCACTTATCATGCCTCCTTGTCATTACCCCCATAAACATGACTGTCACTCTTGTTatcctcatcaccatcatcgCTATCTCTGTTACCACATTTCTGCTGTCCAACGCCATGATTATATCAGTATTACTGCCAGCATTGCTATCACCACCGTCACCACCAGTGTCCATCCCCACTACCAAACAGTATTTGAACACTTCCCTGGAGAGGGCATCCTATATAAGCAGCTGCTTGGTTCCTGCTCACACAAACCTCACTTTTGCATACATGGAAGTTTTCTTCCTACTCTAAGAAATCTACACCAATTATATTATTGAATTATATTTGTCAAGTACACAAGCAAGCTCTGTCTTGTGAGTGGCATATATGCAGTGGGCTGGGCCCAGAGGTAGGGGCAGCAGTTGCAGAAAGTCTAGCTCCGTCCTCTCTCTGGAAGAGGAACCAGAGATTCTTAAGCTTTTGGAAATACTGGATTACTAAGGCCCTCTCTGCCTCTAACTACCATCTAGAAAGCCAATGATACCCAAGTCACAAATAAAACCTTCTGCTTCtaccacttactacttgtgtgctCATGGGCATTTTCCCTCTCTGGATCCTTTCAGCTCTCCGTCTAAAGTCCTATGAACCTATGACTACAGACTGGGAAAGTACACTGAGCCCCTTGCTTCCACACAACTTTGACAACCACCACAGTCAGACTTCCACCTCTTTCCCTGCATTCAGGCAGATTCAGATGCAAGAACCATTTCTGAATCCCCAGAAGCTGGACTTGTTTGGACATAGGGCGCTGAGAGCTGGAATGTGGGCCCCACTCACCTCTCGGGGAATGCGACCATGGTACCAGGCGTGACTTCGGAGGTCAGTGCTACTCAGTTTGAGCTCCTCTTCCAATTCCTTGTGAAGCTTCTCTGGGGAAGAGTCCAATATGTACTTCTCCTTTGAGAACTGGGAAAAGGAAGACAGGGGGTGTTAGCCACAGAT from Notamacropus eugenii isolate mMacEug1 chromosome 1, mMacEug1.pri_v2, whole genome shotgun sequence includes these protein-coding regions:
- the SH2D3C gene encoding SH2 domain-containing protein 3C isoform X1, giving the protein MTETPKKTGKKFKFFKFKAFGSLSNLPRTFTLRRSSTSVNNQPCLQPDAFENTQDDMSTVPKSPGAYARSSDMYSHMGTMPRPGFKKSSSQRQEQWPHREEGSPAPTLTSRELPEVPAPHTDLASRELPDIPDPASPTEEEAGTVKGDVALCPGGPLQGSPGTQHMGTTSKAGQLMGEANNQKALMDTPLESVHSGLESGGDYVKFSKEKYILDSSPEKLHKELEEELKLSSTDLRSHAWYHGRIPREVSESLVQRNGDFLIRDSLTSLGDYVLTCRWHNQPLHFKVNKVMVKASENYTHIQYLFEQESFDHVPALVRYYVGSRKAVSEQSGAIIYCPINRTFPLRYLEASYGLGHGKSGGPASPSSQKGGHMKRRSVTMTDGLTADKITRGEGCPTSVSLPPHRDAIRNCALSMDQIPDLHSPMSPISESPGSPAYSTVTRVNVPGIPSSGMTPASPVIRRSSEPQLCPGNGTKPPSEPSNSVHPTPCHSYRQASPSPSLNSYSDPDSGHYCQLQPSIRGSRERVAPEPPTRLCGVKSYVERLKVEEGQHLMGGRVVENGPHEGDQGGGFILPVIEMTSSFNPTTFQSILIPKDNKPLEMSILKKVKELLAEVDAKTLARHVTKVDCLVARILGVTKEMQGLMGVRSGMELLTLPHGRQLRLDLLERFHTMSIMLAVDILGCTGSTEERAALLHKTIQLAAELRGTMGNMFSFAAVMSALDMAQISRLEQTWMTLRQRHTEGAILYEKKLKPFLKSLNEGKDSPPLSNTTFPHVLPLITLLECDTAPAEGPEPWESTEHGVEVVLAHLEAARTVAHHGGLYHTNAEVKLQGFQALPELLEVFSTEFQMRLLWGSQGAASSQALRYEKFDKVLTALSHKLEPAVRSSEL
- the SH2D3C gene encoding SH2 domain-containing protein 3C isoform X4 encodes the protein MTERCSLWSALSAAACCFYRGSFVQVQFSKEKYILDSSPEKLHKELEEELKLSSTDLRSHAWYHGRIPREVSESLVQRNGDFLIRDSLTSLGDYVLTCRWHNQPLHFKVNKVMVKASENYTHIQYLFEQESFDHVPALVRYYVGSRKAVSEQSGAIIYCPINRTFPLRYLEASYGLGHGKSGGPASPSSQKGGHMKRRSVTMTDGLTADKITRGEGCPTSVSLPPHRDAIRNCALSMDQIPDLHSPMSPISESPGSPAYSTVTRVNVPGIPSSGMTPASPVIRRSSEPQLCPGNGTKPPSEPSNSVHPTPCHSYRQASPSPSLNSYSDPDSGHYCQLQPSIRGSRERVAPEPPTRLCGVKSYVERLKVEEGQHLMGGRVVENGPHEGDQGGGFILPVIEMTSSFNPTTFQSILIPKDNKPLEMSILKKVKELLAEVDAKTLARHVTKVDCLVARILGVTKEMQGLMGVRSGMELLTLPHGRQLRLDLLERFHTMSIMLAVDILGCTGSTEERAALLHKTIQLAAELRGTMGNMFSFAAVMSALDMAQISRLEQTWMTLRQRHTEGAILYEKKLKPFLKSLNEGKDSPPLSNTTFPHVLPLITLLECDTAPAEGPEPWESTEHGVEVVLAHLEAARTVAHHGGLYHTNAEVKLQGFQALPELLEVFSTEFQMRLLWGSQGAASSQALRYEKFDKVLTALSHKLEPAVRSSEL
- the SH2D3C gene encoding SH2 domain-containing protein 3C isoform X2, with protein sequence MSTVPKSPGAYARSSDMYSHMGTMPRPGFKKSSSQRQEQWPHREEGSPAPTLTSRELPEVPAPHTDLASRELPDIPDPASPTEEEAGTVKGDVALCPGGPLQGSPGTQHMGTTSKAGQLMGEANNQKALMDTPLESVHSGLESGGDYVKFSKEKYILDSSPEKLHKELEEELKLSSTDLRSHAWYHGRIPREVSESLVQRNGDFLIRDSLTSLGDYVLTCRWHNQPLHFKVNKVMVKASENYTHIQYLFEQESFDHVPALVRYYVGSRKAVSEQSGAIIYCPINRTFPLRYLEASYGLGHGKSGGPASPSSQKGGHMKRRSVTMTDGLTADKITRGEGCPTSVSLPPHRDAIRNCALSMDQIPDLHSPMSPISESPGSPAYSTVTRVNVPGIPSSGMTPASPVIRRSSEPQLCPGNGTKPPSEPSNSVHPTPCHSYRQASPSPSLNSYSDPDSGHYCQLQPSIRGSRERVAPEPPTRLCGVKSYVERLKVEEGQHLMGGRVVENGPHEGDQGGGFILPVIEMTSSFNPTTFQSILIPKDNKPLEMSILKKVKELLAEVDAKTLARHVTKVDCLVARILGVTKEMQGLMGVRSGMELLTLPHGRQLRLDLLERFHTMSIMLAVDILGCTGSTEERAALLHKTIQLAAELRGTMGNMFSFAAVMSALDMAQISRLEQTWMTLRQRHTEGAILYEKKLKPFLKSLNEGKDSPPLSNTTFPHVLPLITLLECDTAPAEGPEPWESTEHGVEVVLAHLEAARTVAHHGGLYHTNAEVKLQGFQALPELLEVFSTEFQMRLLWGSQGAASSQALRYEKFDKVLTALSHKLEPAVRSSEL
- the SH2D3C gene encoding SH2 domain-containing protein 3C isoform X3, with protein sequence MTEVGRWYHTMGHRGVHSGLESGGDYVKFSKEKYILDSSPEKLHKELEEELKLSSTDLRSHAWYHGRIPREVSESLVQRNGDFLIRDSLTSLGDYVLTCRWHNQPLHFKVNKVMVKASENYTHIQYLFEQESFDHVPALVRYYVGSRKAVSEQSGAIIYCPINRTFPLRYLEASYGLGHGKSGGPASPSSQKGGHMKRRSVTMTDGLTADKITRGEGCPTSVSLPPHRDAIRNCALSMDQIPDLHSPMSPISESPGSPAYSTVTRVNVPGIPSSGMTPASPVIRRSSEPQLCPGNGTKPPSEPSNSVHPTPCHSYRQASPSPSLNSYSDPDSGHYCQLQPSIRGSRERVAPEPPTRLCGVKSYVERLKVEEGQHLMGGRVVENGPHEGDQGGGFILPVIEMTSSFNPTTFQSILIPKDNKPLEMSILKKVKELLAEVDAKTLARHVTKVDCLVARILGVTKEMQGLMGVRSGMELLTLPHGRQLRLDLLERFHTMSIMLAVDILGCTGSTEERAALLHKTIQLAAELRGTMGNMFSFAAVMSALDMAQISRLEQTWMTLRQRHTEGAILYEKKLKPFLKSLNEGKDSPPLSNTTFPHVLPLITLLECDTAPAEGPEPWESTEHGVEVVLAHLEAARTVAHHGGLYHTNAEVKLQGFQALPELLEVFSTEFQMRLLWGSQGAASSQALRYEKFDKVLTALSHKLEPAVRSSEL